From a single Paenibacillus sp. FSL W8-0426 genomic region:
- a CDS encoding family 1 glycosylhydrolase, giving the protein MTQSLFPEGFLWGGALSACQAEGAYNVDGKSLTIPEVMKFNANNDRKVTKQMKINREMIEEAKNDPDTVKYPKRRGIDFYHTFREDIALFAEMGFKVFRYSIAWARVFPGGDDAAPNEKALQFYDQVIDECLKHGMEPLITISHFDMPIVLIDKFGGWYNRKLVDLYLNYCEVLFNRYKGKVKYWVTFNEINMSVKAGAKTLGIIEYDKPNYEEMLFQGLHHQFVAASRATKRAHEIDPNNKIGSMVAYFTTYPYTCKPEDALQMQKDDQMKNQFFLDVLNLGEYPYFAKTYFKEKGIELQMEDGDLDSIRAYTADFVGMSYYNSMISSSDTEQLELTAGNVHSVYKNPHLPENEWGWQIDPVGLRYTLNLVYDRYHKPVFILENSSGFYDKVNEDGTVNDPYRIDFLSKHIEQMGLAIQDGVEVIGYTMWGPIDMISSSTSEMSKRYGFIYVDQDDYGNGTMKRTRKDSFYWYQNVIRTNGAEL; this is encoded by the coding sequence ATGACACAATCTTTATTCCCGGAAGGATTTTTATGGGGAGGCGCACTTTCGGCATGTCAGGCAGAGGGAGCTTACAACGTGGATGGCAAAAGCCTGACCATTCCCGAAGTGATGAAGTTCAATGCCAACAATGACCGCAAAGTTACCAAACAGATGAAAATTAACCGCGAGATGATCGAAGAGGCCAAAAACGACCCGGATACCGTTAAATATCCGAAACGCCGCGGCATCGACTTTTATCATACATTCCGCGAGGATATTGCCCTTTTTGCCGAAATGGGCTTCAAAGTGTTCCGTTATTCCATTGCATGGGCGCGTGTATTCCCTGGCGGAGATGATGCAGCACCAAACGAAAAGGCTTTGCAATTCTATGATCAAGTCATCGACGAGTGCCTGAAACATGGCATGGAACCGCTGATTACGATCAGCCATTTCGACATGCCGATCGTGCTGATCGACAAATTCGGCGGCTGGTATAACCGCAAGCTGGTGGACTTGTACCTCAACTACTGCGAAGTGTTGTTCAATCGTTACAAGGGGAAAGTGAAATACTGGGTAACGTTCAACGAAATCAACATGAGCGTGAAGGCCGGCGCCAAAACGCTCGGCATTATCGAATACGACAAACCGAATTACGAGGAAATGCTGTTCCAAGGGCTGCACCATCAGTTCGTGGCGGCGTCCAGAGCAACCAAACGGGCACACGAGATCGACCCGAATAACAAAATCGGCAGTATGGTGGCTTATTTCACGACCTACCCTTACACGTGCAAACCGGAGGACGCGCTCCAGATGCAAAAGGATGACCAAATGAAAAACCAGTTCTTCCTTGACGTGCTGAACCTGGGCGAATACCCGTATTTCGCCAAGACGTACTTCAAGGAAAAAGGAATCGAGCTGCAGATGGAGGATGGCGATCTGGATAGCATCCGCGCGTATACGGCCGACTTCGTGGGCATGTCCTACTACAACTCCATGATTTCCAGCAGCGACACGGAACAGTTGGAATTGACGGCAGGCAACGTGCACAGCGTGTACAAAAACCCGCATTTGCCCGAAAACGAGTGGGGCTGGCAAATCGACCCTGTGGGTCTCCGTTATACGTTGAACCTGGTATATGATCGCTACCACAAACCGGTATTCATTTTGGAGAACAGCTCCGGTTTCTACGACAAAGTGAATGAAGACGGCACGGTAAACGACCCTTACCGCATCGATTTCTTAAGCAAACATATCGAACAGATGGGCCTGGCCATTCAGGACGGCGTGGAAGTGATCGGGTATACGATGTGGGGACCGATTGACATGATCAGTTCTTCGACGTCGGAGATGAGCAAACGTTACGGTTTCATCTATGTCGATCAGGATGACTACGGCAACGGTACGATGAAGAGAACCCGCAAAGACTCCTTCTATTGGTATCAGAACGTGATCCGGACGAACGGAGCCGAGCTATAG
- a CDS encoding 2-keto-3-deoxygluconate permease gives MNILGSVKKIPGGLLIVPMMLAAVVNTVFPQFFQMGDPTTALFTSKGTMVLIGMILLVSGTQLNLRKLPVTLKRAGVHCLARVLIAWLFGWTFVQWFGVEGFAGISAVAFIAVLTSCNPGLYLALMNSYGDDVDQAAFGILNLIAVPVIPVMILNSASGVGIDYLSVLATLVPFLIGILLGNLDGNIQKMFAPGTVILLPFLGTSFGSNIDLGVAFRSSLSGLLVTLLLFILCLLPLIMIDRALLKRPGYAAAATCSVAGLSMVVPAMAAGFNPAYAPYVESAIAQIAFAVILTSITVPYIVKRLAGKGASTETAH, from the coding sequence ATGAACATTCTGGGATCGGTTAAAAAAATTCCCGGCGGCCTGCTCATCGTGCCCATGATGCTGGCAGCCGTCGTCAACACGGTGTTTCCGCAGTTCTTTCAGATGGGTGACCCGACAACGGCGCTATTCACCTCGAAAGGAACGATGGTGCTCATCGGCATGATTCTGCTCGTATCGGGCACGCAATTGAACTTGCGGAAGCTCCCTGTCACGCTGAAGCGGGCAGGGGTGCACTGTCTGGCCAGAGTGCTGATCGCCTGGCTGTTCGGCTGGACATTCGTGCAATGGTTCGGCGTGGAGGGCTTTGCCGGCATTTCCGCCGTTGCGTTCATCGCCGTGTTGACCAGCTGCAATCCGGGCCTTTACCTGGCCTTGATGAATTCCTATGGAGACGATGTGGACCAGGCAGCATTCGGCATTTTGAACCTGATCGCCGTTCCGGTTATTCCGGTCATGATCCTGAATTCGGCCAGCGGCGTGGGGATCGATTACTTGAGCGTGCTGGCCACGCTGGTTCCTTTCCTGATCGGCATCCTGCTGGGCAATCTTGATGGCAATATCCAGAAGATGTTTGCTCCGGGAACGGTCATTTTGCTGCCGTTCTTGGGGACAAGCTTCGGGTCAAACATCGACCTGGGCGTTGCTTTCCGTTCGAGTCTGTCCGGGCTGCTGGTAACGCTGCTGTTATTCATCCTTTGTTTACTGCCGCTGATCATGATTGACCGTGCTTTGTTAAAGCGCCCGGGGTATGCGGCAGCAGCCACCTGCTCGGTCGCCGGATTGTCCATGGTGGTGCCTGCCATGGCCGCCGGATTTAATCCGGCTTATGCTCCGTATGTTGAATCGGCTATTGCGCAGATCGCTTTTGCGGTTATCCTGACATCCATCACCGTACCTTATATCGTGAAACGGCTGGCCGGAAAGGGAGCATCGACGGAAACGGCACATTAA
- a CDS encoding DEAD/DEAH box helicase codes for MHPYTETIVVHVALTGYGDALFYGASNTYQFVPGQTLKQRLFAWHAPSFYGTELETRQIEEIELVVLPAEEVIPFFADMHTLLHIEWQWDEQAAHLIRLAPVLAATIEDRKFVPSFDAFRSGRLQWSWDGASLKAQDRSALAKALEETDESFGEGLAAAYSASVFQHCYGTEETATDLRREFPQLFPQGGALPKVAPGLDAQAWLVSIGWKADAAPFRPLLQLLEPDDDSPAWRLRLVLQDKLDASVLLPIRLDSQGRAEGEWPQLWEAFILDRSAGWLDQLRGQLTRVHRSERGSRDVLSEPLSDQEAWQFLTVESGRLLEAGWQVLLPGWWEAARKKKPRLRAKVKEEEGKERGQSFFGLDSIIHFDWRIAIGDTDLSEEEFADLVARNERLVRFRGEWVPLDPALLEQIRRAMEGVDRKQGLSFQDILHLHLLHNEQREYRKLKQREGQQEEEPEESPDRVHLEVELNEHLNRIIAQLGGGQGGAPSLPVPAGLHAELRSYQKEGFSWLGFLRRFGLGTCLADDMGLGKTIQFITYLLHLKENEPRSAGQAPALLVCPTSVLGNWQKEISRFAPSVNVLLHYGARRSSGDEFRAQTEQVDIVITSYATATLDQEMLQSYTWASICLDEAQNIKNAQTKQSLAVRSFPAKHRIALTGTPIENRLAELWSIYDFINPGYLGSARAFQNRFISAIEKDKDEDRMQDLQQLVKPFMLRRKKKDPNIQLDLPDKNEMKTYIHLTGEQSALYDQSVKELMDKMKELEGIKRKGAILSALTQLKQLCDHPLLVTKEPPPEALSAGEADSEYDTYSPQDMAMLISRSAKLERLMELVRELREEGERCLIFTQYIGMGEMLQRVLRQELQEPVLYLHGGTSKKARDRMIEQFQSRTLPADQQPSVFILSIKAGGVGLNLTAANHVFHFDRWWNPAVENQATDRAYRMGQTKDVQVHKFISLGTLEERIDEMLESKQQLSDNIITSSENWITELSTDELQDLFTRRRDWS; via the coding sequence ATTCATCCATATACCGAAACCATCGTTGTCCATGTTGCTCTGACAGGTTACGGGGACGCCCTGTTCTACGGGGCGTCGAACACCTACCAATTCGTGCCCGGACAAACGCTCAAACAGCGTTTATTTGCCTGGCACGCCCCTTCGTTCTACGGTACCGAACTCGAAACCCGGCAGATCGAAGAGATTGAGCTGGTCGTGCTTCCCGCCGAAGAAGTCATTCCGTTCTTTGCCGACATGCACACCCTGCTGCACATCGAATGGCAGTGGGACGAACAGGCCGCTCACCTCATCAGGCTGGCCCCGGTTCTGGCAGCAACCATCGAAGACCGCAAATTCGTGCCCAGCTTCGACGCTTTTCGCTCGGGGCGGCTGCAATGGTCTTGGGATGGTGCCAGCCTCAAAGCGCAGGATCGCTCCGCTCTCGCCAAAGCGCTGGAGGAAACGGACGAAAGCTTCGGCGAAGGCCTTGCCGCCGCATATTCCGCCTCCGTTTTCCAGCACTGCTACGGCACGGAGGAAACCGCGACCGACCTGCGGCGCGAATTTCCGCAGCTCTTCCCTCAAGGCGGCGCCTTGCCGAAGGTTGCGCCCGGCCTGGATGCACAGGCATGGCTTGTCTCCATCGGCTGGAAAGCGGACGCGGCACCGTTCCGTCCGCTGCTGCAATTGCTGGAGCCGGATGACGACTCCCCCGCCTGGCGGCTGCGGCTCGTATTGCAGGACAAGCTGGACGCCTCCGTGCTGCTGCCGATCAGGCTGGACTCGCAAGGCCGCGCCGAAGGAGAATGGCCGCAGCTATGGGAGGCCTTCATCCTGGATCGTTCCGCCGGTTGGCTGGATCAGCTGCGCGGCCAATTAACGCGCGTCCACCGCTCGGAACGTGGCAGCCGCGACGTGTTGAGCGAACCGCTGAGCGACCAGGAGGCTTGGCAGTTCCTGACGGTGGAGAGCGGCCGATTGCTCGAAGCGGGCTGGCAAGTGCTGCTGCCGGGGTGGTGGGAAGCCGCCCGCAAGAAAAAGCCGCGTCTTCGCGCCAAAGTCAAGGAAGAAGAAGGCAAAGAACGCGGTCAGTCTTTTTTTGGACTGGACTCCATCATTCATTTCGACTGGCGCATTGCGATCGGCGATACGGACCTGAGCGAAGAGGAATTCGCCGATCTGGTCGCGCGCAACGAGCGGCTTGTCCGCTTCCGCGGTGAATGGGTACCGCTCGATCCCGCCCTCCTGGAACAGATCCGGCGGGCGATGGAAGGCGTGGACCGAAAGCAGGGATTGTCGTTCCAGGACATCCTGCATCTGCATCTGCTGCATAACGAGCAGCGCGAATATCGCAAGCTCAAGCAGCGTGAAGGACAGCAGGAAGAAGAACCTGAAGAATCGCCGGATCGCGTCCATCTGGAAGTGGAACTGAACGAACACTTGAACCGCATCATTGCCCAGCTTGGCGGCGGTCAGGGTGGCGCTCCTTCGCTGCCGGTGCCGGCCGGATTGCACGCCGAGCTTCGTTCCTACCAGAAGGAAGGCTTCTCTTGGCTGGGCTTCCTGCGCCGATTCGGGCTTGGGACCTGTCTCGCCGACGACATGGGGCTTGGGAAGACGATTCAGTTCATTACGTACCTTCTGCATCTGAAGGAAAACGAACCACGTTCCGCAGGACAGGCGCCTGCCCTGCTCGTCTGTCCCACCTCCGTGCTGGGCAACTGGCAGAAGGAGATCAGCCGTTTTGCCCCGTCCGTGAACGTCCTGCTTCATTATGGGGCGCGCAGAAGCAGCGGAGACGAATTCCGGGCCCAGACGGAGCAAGTGGATATCGTCATCACGTCCTATGCCACCGCAACGCTGGATCAGGAAATGCTGCAGTCTTATACCTGGGCTTCCATTTGCCTGGACGAAGCGCAGAATATCAAAAACGCGCAGACGAAACAGTCTCTCGCCGTACGCAGCTTTCCCGCCAAACATCGCATTGCGCTGACAGGTACGCCGATCGAGAACAGGCTCGCCGAGCTGTGGTCGATCTACGATTTCATCAACCCCGGGTATTTGGGCAGCGCCAGAGCGTTCCAGAACCGCTTTATCAGCGCGATCGAGAAGGATAAAGACGAGGACCGCATGCAGGACCTGCAGCAGCTGGTGAAACCGTTCATGCTTCGCCGCAAAAAAAAGGACCCGAACATCCAGCTCGATCTGCCTGACAAAAACGAAATGAAAACCTATATCCATCTTACCGGCGAACAAAGCGCCCTCTATGACCAATCCGTCAAGGAATTGATGGACAAAATGAAAGAGCTGGAGGGCATCAAGCGCAAAGGCGCGATCCTGTCCGCCCTGACCCAGCTCAAGCAGCTCTGCGACCATCCGCTGCTGGTTACGAAAGAACCGCCTCCCGAGGCGCTGTCCGCAGGCGAAGCCGACTCGGAGTACGACACGTACAGCCCGCAGGACATGGCTATGCTGATCAGCCGCTCGGCCAAGCTGGAACGGCTGATGGAGCTTGTGCGGGAGCTGCGGGAGGAAGGTGAGCGCTGCCTGATTTTCACGCAATATATCGGCATGGGCGAAATGCTCCAGAGGGTGTTGCGGCAAGAACTGCAGGAACCCGTGCTCTACCTGCACGGCGGCACGTCCAAAAAAGCGCGCGATCGCATGATCGAACAATTCCAATCCCGGACGCTGCCGGCGGACCAGCAGCCTTCCGTTTTCATCCTGTCGATCAAGGCAGGCGGAGTCGGCCTTAACCTGACGGCGGCCAACCATGTGTTCCATTTCGACCGCTGGTGGAACCCGGCCGTCGAGAACCAGGCCACCGACCGCGCCTATCGCATGGGCCAGACCAAGGACGTTCAGGTACACAAGTTCATCTCGCTTGGCACGCTCGAGGAGCGCATCGACGAAATGCTGGAAAGCAAACAGCAGCTTAGCGACAACATCATTACAAGCTCCGAAAACTGGATTACCGAGCTGTCGACCGATGAATTGCAGGACTTGTTCACCCGTCGGCGGGATTGGTCTTGA
- a CDS encoding endonuclease/exonuclease/phosphatase family protein, with amino-acid sequence MKLLTLNAHAWVEEDQMNKIGGLARFINENRFDIVALQEVNQTAQEQPLSAEELDRYVVAEPGTVIKKDNYAHVLLGQLDTPYYWTWIPTHASFGKFDEGLAILSRTPIKAAFGEYASHLQDYYNYRTRKIVGVQTVVEGQATWFVNGHFNWWNDELEPFKEQWDLTEEKLAPYKEQPLYIMGDFNNVAEVRGQGYDYMVEKGWNDLYATALSKDEGATVVKAIAGWSDNSRPLRIDYIWSAHPVQAQSSTVVLNGTNGPVVSDHYGVAVEI; translated from the coding sequence ATGAAACTGTTAACGTTAAACGCCCACGCATGGGTAGAAGAAGACCAGATGAACAAAATCGGCGGACTGGCCCGGTTCATTAACGAAAACCGGTTCGATATCGTCGCCTTGCAGGAGGTTAACCAAACCGCGCAGGAGCAGCCGCTATCAGCAGAGGAGCTGGACCGCTATGTTGTTGCCGAACCCGGTACGGTCATTAAAAAGGATAATTACGCCCACGTCCTGCTTGGGCAGCTGGATACGCCCTACTATTGGACATGGATTCCGACCCATGCCAGCTTCGGCAAATTTGATGAAGGACTGGCCATTTTGAGCCGGACGCCGATCAAGGCGGCGTTTGGAGAGTATGCTTCGCATCTTCAGGATTACTACAATTACCGGACTCGCAAAATCGTTGGGGTGCAAACGGTCGTTGAAGGACAGGCAACCTGGTTTGTGAACGGTCACTTCAATTGGTGGAACGACGAGCTGGAGCCGTTTAAAGAGCAGTGGGATCTCACCGAGGAAAAGCTGGCCCCTTACAAAGAACAGCCGTTATACATTATGGGCGATTTCAACAATGTGGCGGAGGTTCGTGGCCAGGGTTACGATTACATGGTGGAAAAGGGCTGGAATGACCTGTACGCGACAGCCCTCAGCAAAGATGAGGGAGCAACAGTAGTCAAAGCCATTGCCGGTTGGTCGGACAACAGCCGTCCTCTGCGCATTGATTACATTTGGTCCGCGCATCCGGTTCAGGCCCAATCTTCAACGGTTGTGCTGAACGGAACGAACGGTCCGGTTGTATCGGATCATTATGGCGTGGCGGTGGAGATTTAG
- a CDS encoding methyl-accepting chemotaxis protein yields MNTLESLVNAMPFVQQMFRDDVSISINDHEKVLYFSEAKSLEIGVKVGDELHDDYKNFKMLANKDSRTIVRMPGDLQGRPFDSILIPIKENDEVVGILGVNYSLDNHLTLENLINENESTINALLGGIQQVAAHSEELSATSEEILRNSKQAVENSVSVTKVTSVIREVSEQTNLLGLNAMIEAARVGDLGSGFGVVASEVRKLSDHTKQAAADIESSLGNVRESMKHMEQEISQITTATVDQAQLVAEFMVSIEQLSQTSADLKKFVHQMLALE; encoded by the coding sequence ATGAATACGCTAGAATCTTTGGTGAATGCCATGCCTTTTGTGCAGCAAATGTTTCGCGACGACGTATCGATATCCATTAATGACCATGAGAAAGTGCTCTATTTCTCCGAAGCCAAAAGCCTGGAGATCGGTGTAAAAGTCGGGGACGAGCTTCATGACGATTACAAAAACTTCAAGATGCTTGCCAACAAAGACTCTCGTACCATTGTTCGCATGCCTGGCGACCTGCAGGGAAGACCCTTCGACTCCATTCTGATTCCGATCAAGGAAAACGACGAGGTTGTCGGCATTCTGGGCGTGAACTATTCTCTGGACAATCATCTTACCTTGGAAAACCTGATCAACGAGAACGAATCCACGATCAACGCGCTGCTCGGCGGCATTCAGCAGGTTGCTGCGCATTCCGAGGAGCTGTCTGCCACATCGGAGGAGATTTTGCGCAACTCGAAACAGGCGGTGGAAAACTCGGTAAGCGTGACCAAAGTCACTTCGGTGATTCGCGAAGTATCGGAACAAACGAACCTGCTGGGACTTAACGCCATGATTGAGGCGGCACGGGTAGGCGATTTGGGAAGCGGGTTCGGCGTGGTGGCCAGCGAAGTTCGCAAGCTGTCGGATCACACGAAGCAAGCTGCTGCAGACATTGAATCCTCTTTGGGCAACGTTCGCGAGTCCATGAAACATATGGAGCAGGAGATCAGCCAGATTACGACTGCCACGGTGGATCAAGCCCAATTGGTCGCGGAGTTCATGGTAAGCATCGAACAGCTCAGCCAGACGAGCGCCGATCTGAAAAAATTCGTGCACCAGATGCTGGCCTTGGAATAG
- a CDS encoding glycoside hydrolase family 88 protein yields the protein MTIYFNEPQSMYHRFGDDPEHVLKVLAERYIGANPQADFVYRKFQKSGILQNDQGLYDLNLGERFPDAKQGQVSYAAALVWGDEDRNLDVLVSCYGPVRFWFNGLLTYRSTVIDEIKPDATVKLSLDIKPGWNMLLLELKNTAAGFGCRFGSDEGKVRILNVLAPFRGRKGSAGWVYSEPICPDHVPAGIGDLLGEEGPDLLGDEAACGLNWLPETRWSPERQNLPVPERLFGRLPGRRVYGWTRIQAGSPAGIPVRLSGHASGPLRIWLEGKLAAALPEAGSFDVEIEAGPGTGDLLVCSECPAAGEPWQFHVGAAIGAEPAAHVLPWRVHGAEGETWLYAGPFEADAEPDATEMCRMDRIFAVQGNGADHEPEHTYWRLDGPEAWVRPYYENAMLSNKWTVGSVTNYGRWDYPLGVTVYGLLQTGRYLDRPDMIRYAAEHVQACTTMYEYSLWDRKQYGFPAINQQLVMMKMLDNCGSFGSAMLEAYGECREQTFLPIADTIADFMLNKLERRDDGAFYRKCPGEYSENTMWADDLYMSTPFLVRYARLKGDPAALDEAAKQFLLFRKYLFMADQKIMSHVYDFKYGQATRIPWGRGNGWTLFSLSEVLAALPEQHADRPALIAFFNELCEGYAALQAESGLWHQVLNDPDTYEEASCTAMFAYGFARGVRFGWLKKPEVYAEASRKAWQGLTRVAIDRQGNVHGVCSGSRYAFTSEYYDKDLLTVTNDNHGIGIMMLAGTEVARMQEHLEQRQSPAVVRSS from the coding sequence ATGACGATCTATTTCAATGAACCGCAGAGCATGTACCACCGATTCGGGGATGACCCCGAACACGTACTGAAGGTGCTGGCCGAGCGTTACATCGGGGCTAATCCGCAAGCGGATTTCGTGTATCGAAAGTTTCAGAAATCCGGTATTTTGCAGAATGATCAAGGGCTCTATGATCTGAATCTGGGGGAACGCTTCCCCGATGCGAAGCAAGGACAGGTTTCTTATGCCGCTGCGCTGGTCTGGGGGGATGAGGATCGGAATTTGGACGTGCTGGTAAGCTGTTACGGTCCGGTTCGTTTCTGGTTCAACGGTCTATTAACCTATCGTTCCACGGTCATCGATGAAATCAAGCCTGATGCAACCGTGAAGCTATCCTTGGATATCAAGCCAGGCTGGAACATGCTGCTGCTGGAACTGAAAAATACGGCTGCCGGATTCGGCTGCCGATTCGGCTCCGACGAAGGCAAGGTCCGCATCCTGAACGTGCTGGCTCCGTTTCGGGGGAGAAAAGGTAGCGCGGGCTGGGTATATTCCGAACCGATCTGCCCGGATCACGTTCCCGCAGGCATTGGCGACCTCCTCGGCGAGGAGGGTCCGGACTTGCTTGGCGACGAGGCGGCCTGCGGTCTGAATTGGCTGCCAGAAACGCGGTGGTCCCCCGAGCGGCAGAACCTGCCTGTGCCGGAGCGTTTATTCGGGCGGCTCCCGGGCCGGCGGGTGTACGGCTGGACCCGAATTCAGGCGGGCAGCCCCGCGGGGATTCCCGTTCGCCTGTCAGGCCATGCGTCGGGACCGCTCCGTATTTGGCTGGAGGGCAAACTAGCGGCAGCACTGCCTGAGGCGGGTTCGTTCGACGTGGAGATCGAAGCGGGACCCGGAACGGGCGATTTGCTGGTTTGCAGCGAATGCCCCGCGGCCGGTGAGCCATGGCAGTTTCATGTGGGCGCAGCCATCGGCGCGGAGCCGGCTGCCCACGTGCTCCCGTGGCGGGTTCATGGCGCGGAAGGCGAAACATGGCTGTATGCAGGACCTTTCGAAGCCGATGCGGAACCTGATGCGACAGAAATGTGCCGTATGGATCGGATTTTTGCGGTGCAGGGCAATGGCGCAGATCACGAACCGGAGCATACGTATTGGCGGCTGGATGGACCCGAGGCATGGGTGCGTCCTTATTACGAGAACGCGATGCTGAGCAACAAGTGGACCGTCGGTTCCGTTACCAATTACGGACGCTGGGATTATCCGCTCGGCGTAACCGTATATGGTTTGCTGCAGACGGGACGTTACCTGGACAGGCCGGATATGATCCGTTACGCAGCAGAGCATGTGCAGGCGTGTACGACCATGTACGAGTACTCGCTGTGGGACCGGAAGCAGTATGGCTTTCCGGCCATCAACCAACAGCTCGTCATGATGAAAATGCTGGATAATTGCGGTTCGTTCGGTTCTGCCATGCTGGAAGCGTACGGCGAGTGCCGGGAGCAGACCTTTTTGCCCATCGCGGACACGATCGCGGACTTTATGCTCAACAAACTGGAACGGCGCGATGATGGAGCCTTTTACCGGAAATGCCCGGGCGAATATTCGGAAAATACGATGTGGGCGGATGACCTGTACATGAGCACGCCGTTCCTTGTCCGTTATGCACGCCTGAAAGGCGACCCGGCTGCGCTCGACGAAGCGGCGAAACAATTTTTGCTTTTCCGCAAATACCTGTTTATGGCCGATCAGAAGATCATGTCGCACGTTTATGACTTCAAGTATGGACAGGCCACGCGCATTCCGTGGGGACGCGGCAACGGCTGGACGCTGTTCTCGCTGTCCGAGGTGCTTGCCGCGCTGCCGGAGCAGCATGCGGACAGACCGGCATTGATCGCGTTTTTCAACGAATTATGCGAAGGATATGCTGCCCTTCAGGCGGAGAGCGGATTATGGCACCAGGTGCTGAACGACCCGGATACCTACGAAGAGGCCTCGTGCACGGCGATGTTTGCATACGGGTTCGCCCGGGGAGTGCGCTTTGGCTGGCTTAAGAAGCCGGAAGTGTATGCCGAAGCTTCGCGAAAGGCATGGCAGGGATTGACCCGTGTGGCCATCGACCGTCAAGGAAACGTGCATGGCGTATGCAGCGGATCGAGATATGCGTTTACCTCGGAATACTATGACAAGGACTTGTTGACGGTGACCAATGATAACCATGGCATCGGCATCATGATGCTGGCAGGCACCGAGGTAGCGCGTATGCAGGAGCATTTGGAACAACGCCAATCGCCAGCAGTTGTCCGGTCATCCTGA
- a CDS encoding extracellular solute-binding protein, with protein sequence MLHMKKWVTLCCLTLLLFATACSGGTSSPAASSDGGKQGESSGNIELRMTWWGSQTRHDLTTKVIKLFEEKHPGITIKPEYSGWDGYMDKLTTQVAGSNAPDIVQMDYAFLTDFARRGALLDLTPYADSKELRTEDHDESMIKAGTIDDKLYAITLGVNAPGVIYDATLFKELGIEEPQESWTWSDFSKIAASIAAAKGEGFYGSADISGATNMFEVFIRQTGKGLFDGGTLTATSEELQQWFDMWGALRANGGATPAEVTASTTNATETRPISLGTAAMDFAWSNQLLTFQQVNKNQDHTLGIQVIPHSEGEKQIGEYLKPGQFISGYAKTKHPKEVAMFIDFMVNDPEATAILGSERGVPVNSNIREQLKPNLSEGEQTIFQFIDVVSQHSSEIDPPYPQGFSEVDASFKTASEQIAFDQGSMPDVIAQFIEGAKAALGSSQ encoded by the coding sequence ATGCTGCATATGAAAAAGTGGGTAACCCTGTGCTGCCTGACCCTGTTATTATTCGCTACAGCCTGTTCGGGAGGAACCTCCAGCCCTGCGGCGTCGTCCGATGGCGGGAAGCAGGGGGAGTCTTCCGGCAATATCGAGCTTCGCATGACGTGGTGGGGGTCGCAGACGCGGCATGATCTGACCACCAAAGTCATCAAGCTGTTTGAAGAAAAACATCCCGGCATCACGATCAAGCCGGAGTACTCCGGCTGGGACGGATATATGGATAAGCTGACCACTCAGGTCGCCGGCTCCAACGCGCCGGACATCGTGCAGATGGACTACGCGTTCCTGACCGATTTTGCCCGGCGAGGGGCCTTGCTGGACTTGACTCCGTATGCAGACAGCAAGGAGCTTCGCACGGAAGACCATGACGAGAGCATGATCAAGGCCGGAACGATTGACGATAAATTGTACGCCATCACGCTCGGCGTGAATGCGCCTGGCGTCATCTATGATGCAACGCTGTTCAAGGAGCTGGGCATCGAGGAACCGCAGGAAAGCTGGACATGGTCCGACTTCAGCAAAATTGCCGCCAGCATCGCCGCGGCCAAGGGCGAAGGCTTCTACGGTTCGGCGGATATTTCGGGCGCGACGAACATGTTTGAAGTGTTCATTCGCCAGACGGGCAAAGGGCTGTTCGACGGGGGCACGCTGACGGCAACCAGCGAAGAGCTGCAGCAGTGGTTCGACATGTGGGGAGCGCTCCGTGCCAATGGCGGCGCAACGCCGGCCGAGGTGACGGCATCCACGACCAACGCCACGGAGACGCGTCCGATCTCGCTCGGAACGGCCGCCATGGACTTTGCCTGGTCCAATCAATTGCTGACATTCCAGCAGGTGAACAAAAACCAGGATCATACGCTGGGAATCCAGGTCATTCCGCATTCCGAAGGCGAGAAACAGATCGGCGAATACCTGAAACCGGGTCAGTTCATATCCGGGTATGCCAAAACGAAGCATCCCAAAGAGGTGGCGATGTTCATCGACTTCATGGTGAACGATCCGGAGGCGACCGCCATCCTGGGATCGGAGCGCGGCGTGCCGGTGAACTCCAACATTCGCGAGCAGTTGAAGCCCAATCTTTCCGAAGGGGAGCAGACCATTTTCCAATTCATCGACGTTGTATCTCAGCATTCCAGCGAGATTGACCCGCCGTATCCGCAAGGGTTCTCCGAAGTGGATGCCAGCTTCAAAACGGCGAGCGAACAGATCGCATTCGACCAGGGAAGCATGCCGGACGTCATTGCGCAATTCATCGAAGGCGCCAAGGCTGCGCTGGGTTCAAGCCAATAA